One genomic window of Cheilinus undulatus linkage group 7, ASM1832078v1, whole genome shotgun sequence includes the following:
- the rxrgb gene encoding retinoic acid receptor RXR-gamma-B isoform X1 has translation MWHPVASPATGGSPGREIGYGHYSSGPMSTAHTHPPHMGGMVGHPSVISTSRPLPSPMSTLGSPMNGLASPYPVITSSLGSPAVSLPSTPNMNFGPLNSPQMNSMNSVSSSEDIKPPPGLQNLGNLNYQCTSPGGMSKHICSICGDRSSGKHYGVYSCEGCKGFFKRTVRKDLTYTCRDNKECLIDKRQRNRCQYCRYQKCLAMGMKREAVQEERQRGKERGESEVESTSSFNEEMPVDKILDAELAVEPKTETYSEGSPSNSTNDPVTNICQAADKQLFTLVEWAKRIPHFSELPLDDQVILLRAGWNELLIASFSHRSVTVKDGILLATGLHVHRSSAHSAGVGSIFDRVLTELVSKMKDMQMDKTELGCLRAIVLFNPDAKGLSNPPEVEGLREKVYASLESYTKQKYPDQPGRFAKLLLRLPALRSIGLKCLEHLFFFKLIGDTPIDTFLMEMLEAPHQIT, from the exons ACTCTTCAGGGCCAATGAGCACAGCCCACACCCACCCCCCTCACATGGGTGGCATGGTAGGTCACCCATCCGTAATCAGCACCTCCAGACCCTTACCGTCCCCCATGTCCACCTTGGGCTCGCCAATGAACGGCCTGGCCTCACCCTACCCTGTCATTACATCCTCTCTGGGCTCACCCGCTGTATCTCTGCCATCCACGCCCAACATGAACTTcggaccactcaacagtccacAG ATGAATTCTATGAACAGTGTTAGCAGCTCGGAGGACATCAAGCCTCCGCCGGGCCTACAGAACCTGGGAAACCTCAACTACCAGTGTACGAGCCCCGGGGGAATGTCAAAGCACATCTGCTCCATTTGCGGGGACCGCTCCTCAG GAAAGCACTATGGCGTGTACAGCTGTGAGGGCTGCAAAGGCTTCTTCAAAAGGACTGTCCGGAAAGATCTCACATACACGTGTCGAGACAACAAGGAGTGCCTGATTGACAAGCGCCAGCGAAACCGCTGCCAATACTGTCGCTACCAGAAGTGCCTGGCTATGGGCATGAAGAGAGAAG CCGTGCAGGAAGAGAGGCAGCGTGGCAAAGAGCGTGGGGAGAGCGAGGTGGAATCAACGAGCAGCTTCAATGAAGAGATGCCCGTGGATAAGATCCTGGATGCTGAGCTGGCTGTGGAGCCCAAAACAGAGACGTACAGCGAAGGCAGCCCCAGCAACTCA ACCAACGACCCAGTCACTAATATCTGCCAAGCAGCAGACAAGCAGCTCTTCACCTTGGTGGAGTGGGCCAAAAGGATCCCGCACTTCTCTGAACTTCCTCTTGATGACCAGGTCATCCTACTTCGAGCAG gTTGGAACGAGCTTCTTATTGCTTCATTCTCACATCGTTCTGTCACAGTAAAGGATGGCATCCTGTTGGCGACGGGCCTCCATGTGCATAGAAGTAGCGCTCACAGTGCTGGAGTGGGCTCTATCTTTGATAG AGTCCTGACAGAGTTGGTATCCAAAATGAAAGACATGCAGATGGATAAGACGGAGCTCGGCTGTCTGCGAGCCATCGTCCTCTTCAACCCAG atgcaaAAGGTCTTTCAAACCCACCTGAGGTTGAAGGTCTGAGGGAAAAAGTTTACGCTTCATTGGAGTCAtacacaaaacagaaatatccaGACCAGCCTGGCAG GTTTGCTAAGCTGCTGCTCCGCCTGCCTGCCCTGCGCTCCATCGGCCTCAAGTGTCTGGAGCATCTGTTCTTCTTCAAGCTGATTGGCGACACACCGATCGACACCTTCCTCATGGAGATGCTGGAGGCTCCTCATCAAATCACATGA
- the rxrgb gene encoding retinoic acid receptor RXR-gamma-B isoform X2 codes for MDSNDPYLHLNSSGPMSTAHTHPPHMGGMVGHPSVISTSRPLPSPMSTLGSPMNGLASPYPVITSSLGSPAVSLPSTPNMNFGPLNSPQMNSMNSVSSSEDIKPPPGLQNLGNLNYQCTSPGGMSKHICSICGDRSSGKHYGVYSCEGCKGFFKRTVRKDLTYTCRDNKECLIDKRQRNRCQYCRYQKCLAMGMKREAVQEERQRGKERGESEVESTSSFNEEMPVDKILDAELAVEPKTETYSEGSPSNSTNDPVTNICQAADKQLFTLVEWAKRIPHFSELPLDDQVILLRAGWNELLIASFSHRSVTVKDGILLATGLHVHRSSAHSAGVGSIFDRVLTELVSKMKDMQMDKTELGCLRAIVLFNPDAKGLSNPPEVEGLREKVYASLESYTKQKYPDQPGRFAKLLLRLPALRSIGLKCLEHLFFFKLIGDTPIDTFLMEMLEAPHQIT; via the exons ACTCTTCAGGGCCAATGAGCACAGCCCACACCCACCCCCCTCACATGGGTGGCATGGTAGGTCACCCATCCGTAATCAGCACCTCCAGACCCTTACCGTCCCCCATGTCCACCTTGGGCTCGCCAATGAACGGCCTGGCCTCACCCTACCCTGTCATTACATCCTCTCTGGGCTCACCCGCTGTATCTCTGCCATCCACGCCCAACATGAACTTcggaccactcaacagtccacAG ATGAATTCTATGAACAGTGTTAGCAGCTCGGAGGACATCAAGCCTCCGCCGGGCCTACAGAACCTGGGAAACCTCAACTACCAGTGTACGAGCCCCGGGGGAATGTCAAAGCACATCTGCTCCATTTGCGGGGACCGCTCCTCAG GAAAGCACTATGGCGTGTACAGCTGTGAGGGCTGCAAAGGCTTCTTCAAAAGGACTGTCCGGAAAGATCTCACATACACGTGTCGAGACAACAAGGAGTGCCTGATTGACAAGCGCCAGCGAAACCGCTGCCAATACTGTCGCTACCAGAAGTGCCTGGCTATGGGCATGAAGAGAGAAG CCGTGCAGGAAGAGAGGCAGCGTGGCAAAGAGCGTGGGGAGAGCGAGGTGGAATCAACGAGCAGCTTCAATGAAGAGATGCCCGTGGATAAGATCCTGGATGCTGAGCTGGCTGTGGAGCCCAAAACAGAGACGTACAGCGAAGGCAGCCCCAGCAACTCA ACCAACGACCCAGTCACTAATATCTGCCAAGCAGCAGACAAGCAGCTCTTCACCTTGGTGGAGTGGGCCAAAAGGATCCCGCACTTCTCTGAACTTCCTCTTGATGACCAGGTCATCCTACTTCGAGCAG gTTGGAACGAGCTTCTTATTGCTTCATTCTCACATCGTTCTGTCACAGTAAAGGATGGCATCCTGTTGGCGACGGGCCTCCATGTGCATAGAAGTAGCGCTCACAGTGCTGGAGTGGGCTCTATCTTTGATAG AGTCCTGACAGAGTTGGTATCCAAAATGAAAGACATGCAGATGGATAAGACGGAGCTCGGCTGTCTGCGAGCCATCGTCCTCTTCAACCCAG atgcaaAAGGTCTTTCAAACCCACCTGAGGTTGAAGGTCTGAGGGAAAAAGTTTACGCTTCATTGGAGTCAtacacaaaacagaaatatccaGACCAGCCTGGCAG GTTTGCTAAGCTGCTGCTCCGCCTGCCTGCCCTGCGCTCCATCGGCCTCAAGTGTCTGGAGCATCTGTTCTTCTTCAAGCTGATTGGCGACACACCGATCGACACCTTCCTCATGGAGATGCTGGAGGCTCCTCATCAAATCACATGA